A window of Diabrotica virgifera virgifera chromosome 9, PGI_DIABVI_V3a contains these coding sequences:
- the LOC126892866 gene encoding uncharacterized protein LOC126892866: MYSQLLRNIQSYIIEHDTSTRISLLVLVKKTEGSGTKHPCNFLPCGSKAVSATERQTFLHLCERLQITSSSDYLIQSYVRQKCIAPSSRDNVRRTRQKQPRQPSPFLVSLLDQRLCTAEHNQAKPTVSSKETKDR, translated from the exons ATACAGTCCTATATCATAGAACACGACACAAGTACCCGCATCTCTCTCCTAGTTCTCGTGAAAAAGACAGAAGGATCTGGAACAAAACACCCCTGCAACTTCTTACCCTGTGGTTCAAAAGCTGTGAGTGCTACAGAACGTCAAACATTCCTCCACTTGTGTGAAAGGCTGCAAATCACAAGTTCTAGTGACTATTTG ATACAGTCCTACGTACGACAAAAGTGCATCGCTCCTAGTTCTCGTGACAACGTCAGAAGGACCAGGCAAAAACAACCCAGGCAGCCATCTCCATTCCTAGTTTCTCTCTTGGACCAGCGGCTGTGTACTGCAGAACACAACCAAGCAAAACCCACAGTATCTTCAAAGGAAACAAAGGACAGATAA